In Juglans microcarpa x Juglans regia isolate MS1-56 chromosome 8D, Jm3101_v1.0, whole genome shotgun sequence, the following are encoded in one genomic region:
- the LOC121243047 gene encoding probable L-ascorbate peroxidase 6, chloroplastic/mitochondrial isoform X3: MAERLALTLSPLPSQSSPAMASLFGTHAAASSRIVPNTSAAAPSTRLSFSSSSSSSSSSSTSLASLRFLRSSPPVSHLFLNSKKRLLVVPLVSKRGLSAAVTPKCAASDPDQLKGAREDIKAILKANFCHPILVRLGWHDAGTYNKNIQEWPQRGGANGSLRFEIELKHAANAGLVNALKLIQPIKDKYPGVTYADLFQLASATAIEDAGGPKIPMKYGRVDVTTPTDCPEEGRLPVSFGVIVMKEACTLRSSFFANGFSSAIELPVAKKNAGPPSPADHLREVFYRMGLSDKEIVALSGAHTLGRSRPERSGWGKSETKYTKDGPGAPGGQSWTVQWLKFDNSYFKDIKQRRDEDLLVLPTDAVLFEDPSFKVYAEKYAEDQEAFFKDYAEAHAKLSNLGAKFDPAEGIVINDGSSGSAPEKFVASKYSSGKD, translated from the exons ATGGCAGAGCGTCTGGCACTGACACTGTCACCACTGCCATCCCAATCTTCACCCGCCATGGCTTCTTTATTCGGCACCCACGCCGCCGCCTCTTCTCGCATTGTCCCCAACACCTCCGCCGCTGCCCCTTCAACCagactctctttctcttcttcttcctcttcttcttcttcttcttccacttctCTCGCCTCTCTCAGATTCCTCAGATCCTCTCCTCCCgtctctcatctctttctcaaCAGCAAg AAACGATTGCTGGTGGTGCCTCTCGTATCGAAGAGAGGTCTGAGCGCCGCGGTTACTCCGAAATGCGCGGCCTCCGATCCCGACCAGTTGAAGGGTGCCAGAGAGGATATTAAAGCGATCCTCAAGGCCAACTTTTGCCATCCTATTCTG GTTCGCTTGGGTTGGCATGATGCTGGTACTTACAACAAAAACATTCAGGAATGGCCACAAAGAGGTGGAGCTAATGGGAGTTTGAGATTCGAGATTGAGCTCAAACATGCGGCTAATGCTG GTCTTGTAAATGCATTGAAGCTTATTCAGCCTATCAAAGATAAGTACCCTGGTGTGACATATGCAGACTTGTTTCAGTTGGCCAGTGCTACTGCAATTGAG GATGCCGGGGGCCCCAAAATCCCTATGAAGTATGGAAGAGTGGATGTCACAACACCTACAGATTGCCCAGAAGAAGGGAGGCTTCCTG TTTCCTTTGGTGTAATAGTTATGAAAGAAGCATGTACGTTGAGATCTTCTTTCTTTGCCAATGGATTTTCAAGTGCAATAGAACTTCCCGTTGCTAAGAAAA ATGCTGGTCCCCCTTCACCTGCTGATCATCTACGAGAAGTTTTCTACAGAATGGGGTTAAGCGATAAG GAAATAGTTGCATTATCTGGTGCGCACACACTGGGAAGGTCAAGACCTGAACGCAGTGGTTGGGGCAAGTCGGAGACAAAGTACACG AAAGATGGGCCTGGAGCACCAGGAGGACAGTCCTGGACAGTGCAATGGCTGAAGTTTGATAATTCCTACTTCAAG GATATCAAACAAAGAAGGGATGAAGATTTACTGGTGTTGCCAACTGATGCTGTTCTTTTTGAAGATCCATCATTCAAG GTATATGCCGAGAAATATGCTGAGGATCAGGAAGCATTTTTCAAGGATTATGCTGAAGCCCATGCAAAACTCAGCAACCTTGGAGCAAAATTTGATCCTGCAGAG GGTATTGTGATTAATGATGGTTCCTCAGGATCTGCACCAGAGAAGTTTGTGGCATCAAA
- the LOC121243047 gene encoding probable L-ascorbate peroxidase 6, chloroplastic/mitochondrial isoform X4: MAERLALTLSPLPSQSSPAMASLFGTHAAASSRIVPNTSAAAPSTRLSFSSSSSSSSSSSTSLASLRFLRSSPPVSHLFLNSKKRLLVVPLVSKRGLSAAVTPKCAASDPDQLKGAREDIKAILKANFCHPILVRLGWHDAGTYNKNIQEWPQRGGANGSLRFEIELKHAANAGLVNALKLIQPIKDKYPGVTYADLFQLASATAIEDAGGPKIPMKYGRVDVTTPTDCPEEGRLPDAGPPSPADHLREVFYRMGLSDKEIVALSGAHTLGRSRPERSGWGKSETKYTKDGPGAPGGQSWTVQWLKFDNSYFKDIKQRRDEDLLVLPTDAVLFEDPSFKVYAEKYAEDQEAFFKDYAEAHAKLSNLGAKFDPAEGIVINDGSSGSAPEKFVASKYSSGKD; this comes from the exons ATGGCAGAGCGTCTGGCACTGACACTGTCACCACTGCCATCCCAATCTTCACCCGCCATGGCTTCTTTATTCGGCACCCACGCCGCCGCCTCTTCTCGCATTGTCCCCAACACCTCCGCCGCTGCCCCTTCAACCagactctctttctcttcttcttcctcttcttcttcttcttcttccacttctCTCGCCTCTCTCAGATTCCTCAGATCCTCTCCTCCCgtctctcatctctttctcaaCAGCAAg AAACGATTGCTGGTGGTGCCTCTCGTATCGAAGAGAGGTCTGAGCGCCGCGGTTACTCCGAAATGCGCGGCCTCCGATCCCGACCAGTTGAAGGGTGCCAGAGAGGATATTAAAGCGATCCTCAAGGCCAACTTTTGCCATCCTATTCTG GTTCGCTTGGGTTGGCATGATGCTGGTACTTACAACAAAAACATTCAGGAATGGCCACAAAGAGGTGGAGCTAATGGGAGTTTGAGATTCGAGATTGAGCTCAAACATGCGGCTAATGCTG GTCTTGTAAATGCATTGAAGCTTATTCAGCCTATCAAAGATAAGTACCCTGGTGTGACATATGCAGACTTGTTTCAGTTGGCCAGTGCTACTGCAATTGAG GATGCCGGGGGCCCCAAAATCCCTATGAAGTATGGAAGAGTGGATGTCACAACACCTACAGATTGCCCAGAAGAAGGGAGGCTTCCTG ATGCTGGTCCCCCTTCACCTGCTGATCATCTACGAGAAGTTTTCTACAGAATGGGGTTAAGCGATAAG GAAATAGTTGCATTATCTGGTGCGCACACACTGGGAAGGTCAAGACCTGAACGCAGTGGTTGGGGCAAGTCGGAGACAAAGTACACG AAAGATGGGCCTGGAGCACCAGGAGGACAGTCCTGGACAGTGCAATGGCTGAAGTTTGATAATTCCTACTTCAAG GATATCAAACAAAGAAGGGATGAAGATTTACTGGTGTTGCCAACTGATGCTGTTCTTTTTGAAGATCCATCATTCAAG GTATATGCCGAGAAATATGCTGAGGATCAGGAAGCATTTTTCAAGGATTATGCTGAAGCCCATGCAAAACTCAGCAACCTTGGAGCAAAATTTGATCCTGCAGAG GGTATTGTGATTAATGATGGTTCCTCAGGATCTGCACCAGAGAAGTTTGTGGCATCAAA